The nucleotide sequence AAATCTGATTCTCGATTCATCACATTTTGTCCAACATTTCCCAAAGATGCCCAACCATTGTCATCAGCAGAGTCTTCAACTGCACTTCTCAATAGAGTCACAAGTTTTGTATCCATTTTTAACTCATTTGTAGTTATCTTTTTGTGGGGAGTCGAAATTGTAACACTTGCTTCCTTTTCTTCTACTTCTGTCTCTTCTTCTTTCCTGAGATTTTCTACGTAGATGAATTTATTGCAAGCAGCTCTGAAAGCTTCAGGTGTTTTTTTTTCACCAAAACCATATACGAATGCCCCCGATTCGCGTATTCTTTGACATAGTTTGGTATAGTCGCTATCACTTGAAACGATACAAAACCCATCAAGATCCTTTGTGTAAAGTAAATCCATTGCATCTATTATCAATGCACTATCGGTTGCATTTTTTTTAGCTGTATAACTGAATTGCTG is from Methanococcoides sp. AM1 and encodes:
- a CDS encoding NYN domain-containing protein, translated to MEENESYDKLAVLIDADNAQSSLIKGLFDEIAKYGIANVKRLYGDWTGPQLSNWKDILHVYSIQPIQQFSYTAKKNATDSALIIDAMDLLYTKDLDGFCIVSSDSDYTKLCQRIRESGAFVYGFGEKKTPEAFRAACNKFIYVENLRKEEETEVEEKEASVTISTPHKKITTNELKMDTKLVTLLRSAVEDSADDNGWASLGNVGQNVMNRESDFDSRNYGYKKLSDLIEAIDLFKEEKRGENKHIYVKDGRSKKSNS